The Coccidioides posadasii str. Silveira chromosome 2, complete sequence genomic interval TATATGCCCACCACACTTTCCAACTCACAGAGTCTACAGCTCGCTCCTCCTGCTGCATCAGCATAGCCGGCTGTTTGGAAGATTTCGTCTTCTCGTCtggcttttcttcctcttctaTCTCatcattttcctttttctcattttccttttcctcctCTTGAGACGTTGTTGCCATCAACCTTTGGAATAACTCGCTGTCACGCATAAGATTATCGAAGGTGTCTACTGACTCTATGCGGCCATCATTCATGAGAATAATTCTATCGCAACGATTAAGAACATGTAGCTGATGCGTCGCTAGGATCCGGCACTTGTCTTTAAGCAAGCCACAAATCGCGTTATCCATAATGTGCCGACCAACATGGGCATCAACAGCTGATAGCGGGTCATCCATCAGAACAAGGTCAGCGTTAAAATAAATAGCCCTAGCGATATTCAATCGCTGCTTCTGTCCGCCGGAAATCGTGATGCCTCGTTCGCCGATTTCTGTTTTGTCGCCAGCCGGAAGCATTTCAAGATCTGCTCGCAAGGCGCACGCCCCAATAACTTCATCGTACCAAACCTTGTCGTATTCTTTGCCAAAGAGGATGTTTTCCTTCAAGGTTGCGTTCTGGATCCATGCATACTGCGGGCAGAACGCTCGTGAGGCACCCATAGTCACTTCGCCACCAGTTAATCTCATATCTCCTGCAAGTGCAGCCAAAAGTGACGTCTTTCCGGAACCTACTGTCCCAATAACGGCAAGAAGCTCGTTTCGACCAGCAGTAAAATTCAAATCGCTAAGCTTGAATGGTTCACTGGGGCTTTTGGTACCGGAATCTGTTCCTTGACCACTCTCCTCCAAAGGCAGTTGAGGCCCGTTGCTGTGATATTTTCCTTTCTTACCCCCTTTTCTGTTGGCTTTCTCGCTCTCGTCTGGATCAGTGGGCAGCCTTTCCCACGTGAATGACGCATCTTCCAGCTCCAGAGCATTGGCCATGGTTTTGTCCCACTTGATATCATCCTTTTGTTCTTCGGCAAGGAGAAATTCTTGAATTCGGCAAATCGCTGTCCAGGCATCTGTTACCTGGCCAATCACCAGAGGAAGCATGTTCAATGGCAAGCGAAGAGTATTGAAAAGCGCCAGAGATGAGAAAATCGGCGCAGGAGTAAGTTCGTGATTCGTGAGGGCATAAGTTATGAAAGCCAACATTGAGGCAAAAACAGGAAGCGACAATGAAACACACAAAATCGCATTGCGAATAGAGAGGACGAACTGAATAGCTGTAATCTCTCGCGTTCGGATATCCTTTAGTCTATCCAAAAAGCTGCTCTCCCAACCAAAGAATTTGACGAACCTGACTGCCTGCAGGATTTCTTGCGTGAGGGATACTCGCTGATCCGTTATTACATTGATGCGCTGACGCCGAATAATCAGCAATCTGATAGAGTAAGTAAGTAATGGCACGCCTAAAATCAGCAATGCATATCCCGAGAGAGCACTGTATCCTATATTGACCAATAGAAGAATAAGGGCGACAATAATAATGATTGGGGATGTCCAGAGCAAATGAAACAATCCAAGAGCTTTGTCAATCCGATCGGTGTCGATACTCATCAGCGCGACAATCTTTCCATTGCTCCATCCGCTTCCATCTCCAGCGATATTAGCAGCAGTCTTTGCCGATATCTTCGGTTTAGATCTCTGTTTTCCAGCCTTCTTTTCGGAAATCTCTCTGATAACTCCATCTCTGGCAGTTTGAAGCTCTGCTTCATCGGATTCGTTTGCTTCACGATGGGGGTTTTCTCTCCCGCCGGCTTTCGCTCTACCAGAGAGCTTTGTCGCCTTTGCAAAAATAGCGTTCACCAGTGCTGCTCGAGACTGACCCCCTACCATCATTCCGtggaagaaaaattgacTCGTAGTCAAGCTCTGGAAAACCTGCATCACACATATGCCGACCGCAATCCCAATTCCCCGTCCAACATGTGGTTCTGGACGGCCTGTGAATTTTGCAATGTATGCATCTGTGGCAAAGGCGATCAAGTACCTTGTTAGGTAAGGGGTAAACGCCTGTAGAAGAGACGAAAAGACTTGGCAAACGCCTCCGAGCCAGAATTCGAATTTGAAGGTCTCATAGATAGCCCAAAGCAGCGGGTAACGGTCCCCACGTTCGACTCGTCTCCTGAACGAGGAATCTAATCTCTCTGATAGGATATCCACTGATCTCTCTGGGTTGACCAGCCAGATATCTTGCAATTCAAGTGGGCGCAAATAGCCCGTCTATGCTAGCAATTAGCGGGGTGTAGAGATATTCGGTTGGAAACTTTCAAGTGGCGTAAATAAATTGAATTCTAAGAAAAGATAAAGGCGCCTCACCATCATCAGCGGGCTCATCCATTGGAATGTTATGAGACTTAAGATTCCAGCCTTGTATTCTCTTGATACCGTTCGCTCTTCTGGTATCGGAGGCGGCTGCCGGAGCCTCAACGGATTGAGTTTTGTATACCatcttgtttttctttgagcCAATGCAGTTGTGTTGTGCCTTTCTTCAATTTTATCGCTGGTTACAGAGCCGGCTGTGCTACTGGAAGCATTTTGCGAATCCTTCTCATCGCTCGACCCGACGAATACCCTTGCAAGTGGTACAGGCTCGGATGATACCAAGGAAGACTGCTGCTCTAAGCGTGATTGCGTTTCCACATCTTTGTCATGTCCTGAAGCAGCCATGCTGGCTGTGCTTCACTGCTCATGCAGTGTCACCTTTCGCAGGAAAAATGAGTTGCTGTGGGCCGATGACGTCAGGACAAACAGCATCATAAACCATTCAGAACAGTCTTATAGAATCAATATCAGAGGAAAGGGTGACAGAGGTAAGGTGAGATTTCAGCATAGtttcatcctttttttttggttgatAGCAAAAAGTGAAAAATTTTTTTACCAACTCCTGGCGGCAGTTAATAGTGGCAGCGAGAACACACATTGACTAAGTTATTTAGTTATGCCGCTGTTATTGCTGACAAAATATGCCCCCGGACGCGCATAACTTGGGGCCGACTTGCCGACCAAACCCAAGGTTATGCGCGGTGCGGTTCCACTCTTTTCGCTAACGATCTGTCCCCCATCTGCCACGAATTTCGGTGTAGCGCCCCAATGGCTTCAAGACAGGATGGCTGCTACCAGCAAGGGGCCGGGGCTGTGGCGATTTTCCCCATTGCGCAGACTGGCCCATGGGACACCATCCCAAATATCCAAAAGAACGAGTTCTCGTCGTTAAGCGTCCACTGCACGGAAACTGCTCCTACAATATCTCTATAGCGCGGGGTTCGAACGGACATGACGACGGGCGACGGAGCGACGGACGTGTTGCGTTTTTATGAGGTAACAAACCTGGTTTCAGAGAGAGGAGAGCGGAGGGTTCCATGTGGAGTTTGGGTTGATAAGCAAGTATTGCGATTGGGTCATCGATTGCTCATTGACCCAGCGCTAGTTAGCCGACCCTGAAGCGTTGCTTacactctgtactccgtaatccGGTCGAAAAGACGGAAGGAGGAAGCTAGCATGGTTAAAGGGCATGAAGGGGAGCAAACCAGGGCTACAGCTGCATAtcacatatatataagaCGCTCAACAGTTTCATCTCCCACAGCCTGGTTCGTGAACAATCCTCCAGATCTAACCACCCTCCTCTTTCTGAACCCCACCAGTATCGCAAGTCAATCCCAGACAAGCTTCCACCAAGAAGGCCTAGAGCCCGTTTTCCGATAAATGTCGATCCTCCCTTTTCATGGAACAAAAGCCCTTGGGAAGAAGCTCATCTATGCACCACCTAACTACCTTGGGGCGTTGATAATTTTGTCAATATTCATATATCTTAGCCAGCCCTGAAACACACTGTTAACAATGTGATACCATGGATATCTAAGAAAGCCACCAAGCGGGTGAAACAACAAAGCCCCGCAGCGCCAGAACATTTGTTTATCCATCTTCAATCTTGATTTACAAGGTCAAGAGGTCAATACAGCTCAACTTTGCAATACATTGTGTGAGAAAACAAATTATCAGCTCTCAAGGTAATCTGTCACGCTACAAATTAACAGTTAACACTGCCTTCCAATGTTCCAACGCAAGGTCAGTTCGATTTACACTGTAGGAGAACCAAGGAACCCGAACCCAAGAACTACCATGAAAGGTTCAAAACTTTTCATTTGTTTGGGGCATGTATATCATTATATTTCATGAACATCATTCATTGGCCAAAGAAATCCCAATCCTATCCAAACAACAAGTATAGTATACTGGAACCAATAATGCTAGCAGTAAAACACTCGTGGTGTTAGCGAGAGCGCAGGAAGCAGCACGTATTAGCGAACATCACTAACTTTGCTATTCCCTTTGGGCATCAGAGAATATTTATTTCTTTCAGGCTTTGAGCTCTTTCAAGGACTCCTCAATGATGCTTAGAGCCTGTTTCATCTGCTCATCGGTGATCACCAATGGTGGTGCAAACCGAATGATGTTTTGATGAGTTGGTTTAGCCTAAAATCACAAAGTTAGATCTTGATATGATTCCCATGAGTCGAGGCTACTCACCAATAAGCCCTTTTCTTTCATAATCATGCACAGATCCCAGGCAGTGCGGCCTCCCGTCTTGGACTCGTCGACAACAATAGCATTCAACAGGCCACGGCCACGGACCCTTTGGATGATGGGGTTGTTGAGGGCATTGAGACCATCTCGGAATATTTTACCAAATTTCTCGGCACGCTCGGTCATCTTCTCATCACGAATAACCTCCAGTGCTCGATAAGCAACTGCACAGCCCAATGGGTTGCCACCATATGTCGAGCCGTGTGTGCCAGGTTCAATCGTAAGCATAACATCTTTGTGCCCCAGGACGCATGAGACGGGGTACATTCCTCCTGAAATTGCTTTGCCGAGGAGGACCAAGTCTCCCCTGATTCCGCTCCATTCCTGGCAAAGCAGTTTTCCTGTTCTAGCAATACCTGTTTGGATTTCGTCGCAAATGAGGAGAGCATTGTGTTTGTCGCAGAGAGCACGGGCTTCCTGAAGGTAGTCTTCGTCGGGGACCACAATGCCGGCTTCACCTTGGATTGGCTCCACCAAGAAAGCGGCGATCTTAGGGCCAGCGGCCTCGAAGGCCTCACGCAACGCTTGCTTGTCGTTGTATGTGATGGGTTTATCTGTTCCAGGGATTTTACTTCCAATGTTTGGTAAGTAAGGTCCGTAGTTGTCTCTGGACTCAGGGTCCGTGGACATGGAAATGGCAGCAAACTAAGGAGCACAGCCTAGTCAACACCAAAGTTACGCCACAAAGCAAGGGGCTGGGAGTTCACTGACAGTCCGGCCATGGAAATTGTTTTCAACACTCAACACAATGGCTTCATTCTGAGGGATTCCTTTGACCTTATAGCCCCACTTTCTGGCGATTTTGATAGCAGTTTCCACGGCTTCGGCGCCCGTGTTCATCGGGAGAACCATATCATAGCCAAAGTAGTTCGTGACGAATTCTGCAAATCTGGGGAAGACATCATTGTAGAAGGCCCGAGAGCTGAGAGTTAGAGTTGCTGCTTGCTCACACAGAGCCTTGACCAGCTCTGGGTGGCAATGTCCTTGGTTGACGGCAGAGTAGGCGGAGAGGAAATCAAGGTAGTGACGCCCTTCAGGGTCCCAGACCGACACTCCGGATGCACGAGCAAAGACGACAGGGAGCGGATGGTAGTTATGTGCAGCGAACTCGTCTTCGGCAGAGATGGCCGCTTGGGTTGAGGAAGCGTGGTATGCAGACGACATGGTTGGACGGGTAGGGTTGGAACTAAGCagtgagagagagggggagCTTCAGGTCTGAATATTGGCTAGGGATGGATCAGAGACAATACAGGGTTGGTGATAGGTGAAGTTCAGGGCTAGGAGAGAGGGGAGGCCAGTCAATGATAGATCGATGGCGGGGTCCGGGGGGGTTTAGCTGGTTTATAGAACTGCAAAAGAGATCAGCAGCTATCCAGTCGTTAGCGAGCTATTTAAGAACTCTACCGAAAGCAAAAAGGACAAATGCAGGATTGCCATCTTCATGTTGAGCCCAAAGCGCAGTATATATACGCAGCATCCAAGCGTGAATCGCTCAGCGGCTCGAAGTCTGGATTCCTTCCGACGGTATCCTTTTCCAGCTAAACCTCTAAGTGCAAGTGGCATCCACCGTCTCTCCACTCGCTACAAGGAACAGAACGTCCGGCTCCGAGCAAAGTCAAAATAACTTTTCGCTGCCCCTCGCAAATCTGGCGGGAGTTGCGAGACGTGTCATTATTGGTCATCTGATTGGAATCCCTCCTGTCCTGTAGGCTTGCCCATCCGGTGAATTTTCCCTTCGCCGGCGGAAGAGCTCTTGGCTCCGGGTACTTGCCACCCCTTTGACATCATTGGCGCACCGCTCCAGAGGGAGACAAGTCAAGTGCGTGCGGGCGGAGATTTGCGACCAACGAGAACTTGCGGAATCAGCGCTCCTCTTCCTTGGGACCTTCGCCGACTTCAAGCGCTTCCTTCGCACGTCCCGCCATGAGCGTGCCTGGGATATGTCGACCTCGTCTGCAGAATTATCGGGCTCGTCCACAGGGACAGACGGAAGGGATCCCGGTCTTGGATCGTCCTTTGAGACGCTGAGACGAAGAGCTCAACGCGTTCATCGCCGCTTTGAACAAAGACCTTCGCGCGATATCCTCCTTTTCCTCGTCGCCTTCAGGATCCTGAATGCCTTGTGTGTCAGGACCTTTTTCCAGCCGGACGAATTCTTCCAGTCATTAGAGCCAGCATGGCAGATAGCATTTGGTAAGGAGAGTGGCGCATGGATTACCTGGGTATACACATCACTTTTAATCAAGACTGCATGGGAGACTAAGGCTGACTGAGCGCGACTTTACACCCTCAGGAATGGAAGCACCACCTCCGATCCTCGATACACCCGTATATTTTCGCGGCCGTGTATTGGGTTGCCGACCAGATAAGTCGTCAGCTACGCCTGTCACCTCTTAGTCGCGCCGATCTCTTAGTCGCTGCCCCGAAATCTGCACAGGGTGTTATTGCTGCTCTGGGAGACTACTATACTTGGAAACTGGCTGGAACGATATACGGGGCGGACAGTTATAATACCCGATGGGCTGTACGTTGTTTGTTCAAGGAATAAATGGCTTGGAAAGCTAATGCGTTTAGCTTTGTTTGAGTGTCCTGAGCCCATGGCAATGGTTTTGCTCGACGCGGACGTTGTCAAACTGTCTCGAGACCACGCTGACAGCTGCTGCGTTGTCTCACTGGCCCTGGCAGTGGAATGTAGCAGAATTTTCCAGCCGTCAGGCACTGGGCCAAGCCAGAAGAATCACCCACGACCGGACTAAATTGCGGTACTGCCTACTACTGGCCGCCTTTGCGTGTATCCTGCGGCCAACGAACCTCATAATCTGGTTCTGCCTGGCAATATTCACTATCTGCAACATTAGTTCCCGCGAAGGGCTTCTGTGTGAGAAGCACGTGGCTCTTGTCTGGGAAGCCTTTTGTTGCGGGTATGTTAACTCATGATAGAACGCAGGGCAGAATAATGTCTAATATTATTTTAGGTTCTCTGTCCTTTCGCTATCCCTGCTGGCAGATCGGATATACTATGGGTCTTGGACGCTACCGCCGTTCAAGTTCCTTTATTTCAATATAGCTCAATCCTTAGCAGTATTCTATGGAAGAAATGATTGGCATTATTACTTGTCGCAAGGATATCCACTCCTGCTAACAACAGCGTTGCCATTCACATTGGCTGGGCTATCGAGTGCTCTTGCTGCTCCTTTCAAGCAATCGGGGGGTCTAGGGGCATCCATCCGACGACAGCTCGGCATTGTTTGTATCGCAATGCCCGCGATTCTCTCCCTGATTTCACATAAAGAAGTTCGTTTCATCTACCCGATTCTTCCTTCTCTCCACATTCTTACAGCAGCCCCCTTGTCCAAATTCTTTGAACCAGCAATCTCCTACACTGCTGGGTCATATCAACCCCGCAGGTTACTGCTTAGCTTCCTCATTCTTGTGAACTTGATGGTCGCGTTTTACACCACAGTGTCGCATGCTTCTGGGCCTTCAAAGGTATTCGAGTACATAAGGCACCAGAGCGAACGGGTTTCTGTTGAAGCCAATATCCAGGGATCCCGACCACAGCCTCCTATTTCCTCCCATTTTTCTGCCCCAGTCAGGCCCGCGCAAGGCCTAACTGTAGGTTTTTTGATGCCATGCCATAGCACTCCGTGGAGATCTCACTTTGTTTTCCCGTCGATTGAAGCCTGGGCTTTGTCCTGCGAACCCCCTGTTAACTTCAACGAATCACAACGTGCAGCATATATTGATGAAGCCGATCAGTTCTATGCCGATCCGTCATCATTCTTACGTACAAACATGGTCGGTGGCCTAAGACACTTCCCCCACACTCCAACCTATCAAGCAAAGCAACCAAGCAAATCTCCCGGCGAAGCCGATGCCACTAGGGACCACAAACACAATTGGCCTGACTACCTCGTGTTCTTTGCCCAACTAGAGCCAACGATCAAGTCCTTGCTCAGGGCATCGTCATACGCTGAATGCTATCGCACTTGGAACACAGCCTGGCACGATGACTGGCGAAGGAAAGGGGACATGATCATCTGGTGTCTGGATCCCGCTGTCCAGCGCGAATGGCGCGAAAAGAACAGACGGGTTCACCTTCACGACGACGGCTGGGAGGCTCTCATGAAGAGTAAAGCAAAGCAGTTCGACAAGATCATCGAGCAGCTGGGAAAAGAAAGCACGGGAGTTTGGAGAGGagggaagaaaggaagacGTGGCGGCGGTGGATGGATTCCGACGTTTTCGCTGCCTATGAGCTGGAGTCGGAAGTCAAGGAACTCCTTCACCATGACTTTACCCTGGGAGGGGAGCGTGCGTTCGCGTCGATGGTCGTGGCCTTGGGAGAAGAGCCGAAAACCGTCCTGGTCTCAAGTCATGAAGGCGTGGTACGATAAGATTGTCAGTGACAAGTCGGAGCCAGAGTCATCGGATCTGTGGTCTTGATGACCAAGGGAACATTTTGATAACACTTCTcctttcattttcttttcttttcctttcttttcttttttttttccgctTCTCATTTCaaatgtatgtacatacatatataccAACATTTTGATGCCCACTTTATTCAACTTGGCGCCCGTGTCTGCGATGCCTCATGTCAAAACAAATGAAATAGGAATTAGGCGGGTCCCGATCCAATGCTACACCATCGTCATCCTGATTAAATATACCTTCGGCGATGCTCATGGGCTGATAGGAAAGAGGGCCCAGAGCTGAACAAAAAGGGAATGCGAAAAAGATAAGTATTAACATTGAAGCCAAAAGGGAcagggagggaaaaaaataCCAGTTAGGGATTCAATTATCAAAACAAAATGGAAACAAAAGGAGAGTTTTAAAGGAGGAAAGGGATTAAAAATGAGT includes:
- a CDS encoding uncharacterized protein (EggNog:ENOG410PFXR~COG:Q~TransMembrane:10 (i357-378o384-402i462-484o490-508i882-906o918-941i996-1015o1021-1038i1106-1126o1132-1151i)~BUSCO:541at33183); translated protein: MAASGHDKDVETQSRLEQQSSLVSSEPVPLARVFVGSSDEKDSQNASSSTAGSVTSDKIEERHNTTALAQRKTRWYTKLNPLRLRQPPPIPEERTVSREYKAGILSLITFQWMSPLMMTGYLRPLELQDIWLVNPERSVDILSERLDSSFRRRVERGDRYPLLWAIYETFKFEFWLGGVCQVFSSLLQAFTPYLTRYLIAFATDAYIAKFTGRPEPHVGRGIGIAVGICVMQVFQSLTTSQFFFHGMMVGGQSRAALVNAIFAKATKLSGRAKAGGRENPHREANESDEAELQTARDGVIREISEKKAGKQRSKPKISAKTAANIAGDGSGWSNGKIVALMSIDTDRIDKALGLFHLLWTSPIIIIVALILLLVNIGYSALSGYALLILGVPLLTYSIRLLIIRRQRINVITDQRVSLTQEILQAVRFVKFFGWESSFLDRLKDIRTREITAIQFVLSIRNAILCVSLSLPVFASMLAFITYALTNHELTPAPIFSSLALFNTLRLPLNMLPLVIGQVTDAWTAICRIQEFLLAEEQKDDIKWDKTMANALELEDASFTWERLPTDPDESEKANRKGGKKGKYHSNGPQLPLEESGQGTDSGTKSPSEPFKLSDLNFTAGRNELLAVIGTVGSGKTSLLAALAGDMRLTGGEVTMGASRAFCPQYAWIQNATLKENILFGKEYDKVWYDEVIGACALRADLEMLPAGDKTEIGERGITISGGQKQRLNIARAIYFNADLVLMDDPLSAVDAHVGRHIMDNAICGLLKDKCRILATHQLHVLNRCDRIILMNDGRIESVDTFDNLMRDSELFQRLMATTSQEEEKENEKKENDEIEEEEKPDEKTKSSKQPAMLMQQEERAVDSVSWKVWWAYISSFGWPTNFPLIVIFLLLCNGANIVTSLWLSYWTSDKFNLPQGEYMGIYAALGASQAILMYGFSTILTTSGTNASKSMLQKAMTRVLRAPMSFFDTTPLGRITNRFSKDIHTMDNDLCDAMRIYYLTFTMIISVMALIIVFYHFFAVALVPLLVLFLLAANFYRASAREMKRHEAVLRSVVFAQFGEAVSGTASIRAYGLQDHFIKRIRAAIDNMNSAYFLTFSNQRWLSIRLDAVGCLMVFVTGILVVTSRFDVEPSISGLVLSYILAIFQMLQFTVRQLAEVENNMNATERIHYYGTQLEEEAPLHMRELDKTWPSRGEITFSNVQMRYREGLPLVLQGLNMKIQGGERIGIVGRTGAGKSSIMSALFRLTELSGGSIEVDGIDISTIGLHDLRSRLAIIPQDPTLFRGTVRSNLDPFNQYSDLELWSALRKADLVGEGPTTNEQEPAKTAKDANQPQQRIHLDSPVEEEGLNFSLGQRQLMALARALVRDSRIIVCDEATSSVDFETDQKIQKTMAQGFEGKTLLCIAHRLRTIINYDRICVMAQGRIAEFDTPLALWEMGGIFRGMCDRSGIIRDDFFAQ
- the GPI10 gene encoding glycosylphosphatidylinositol anchor biosynthesis (CAZy:GT22~BUSCO:351351at4751~EggNog:ENOG410PJAY~COG:G~TransMembrane:9 (i48-67o104-120i235-260o280-297i309-326o338-359i371-390o396-412i432-450o)~BUSCO:3139at33183); translated protein: MSTSSAELSGSSTGTDGRDPGLGSSFETLRRRAQRVHRRFEQRPSRDILLFLVAFRILNALCVRTFFQPDEFFQSLEPAWQIAFGKESGAWITWEWKHHLRSSIHPYIFAAVYWVADQISRQLRLSPLSRADLLVAAPKSAQGVIAALGDYYTWKLAGTIYGADSYNTRWALCLSVLSPWQWFCSTRTLSNCLETTLTAAALSHWPWQWNVAEFSSRQALGQARRITHDRTKLRYCLLLAAFACILRPTNLIIWFCLAIFTICNISSREGLLCEKHVALVWEAFCCGFSVLSLSLLADRIYYGSWTLPPFKFLYFNIAQSLAVFYGRNDWHYYLSQGYPLLLTTALPFTLAGLSSALAAPFKQSGGLGASIRRQLGIVCIAMPAILSLISHKEVRFIYPILPSLHILTAAPLSKFFEPAISYTAGSYQPRRLLLSFLILVNLMVAFYTTVSHASGPSKVFEYIRHQSERVSVEANIQGSRPQPPISSHFSAPVRPAQGLTVGFLMPCHSTPWRSHFVFPSIEAWALSCEPPVNFNESQRAAYIDEADQFYADPSSFLRTNMVGGLRHFPHTPTYQAKQPSKSPGEADATRDHKHNWPDYLVFFAQLEPTIKSLLRASSYAECYRTWNTAWHDDWRRKGDMIIWCLDPAVQREWREKNRRVHLHDDGWEALMKSKAKQFDKIIEQLGKESTGVWRGGKKGRRGGGGWIPTFSLPMSWSRKSRNSFTMTLPWEGSVRSRRWSWPWEKSRKPSWSQVMKAWYDKIVSDKSEPESSDLWS
- the CAR2 gene encoding ornithine aminotransferase (EggNog:ENOG410PHVB~COG:E~BUSCO:5799at33183) produces the protein MSSAYHASSTQAAISAEDEFAAHNYHPLPVVFARASGVSVWDPEGRHYLDFLSAYSAVNQGHCHPELVKALCEQAATLTLSSRAFYNDVFPRFAEFVTNYFGYDMVLPMNTGAEAVETAIKIARKWGYKVKGIPQNEAIVLSVENNFHGRTFAAISMSTDPESRDNYGPYLPNIGSKIPGTDKPITYNDKQALREAFEAAGPKIAAFLVEPIQGEAGIVVPDEDYLQEARALCDKHNALLICDEIQTGIARTGKLLCQEWSGIRGDLVLLGKAISGGMYPVSCVLGHKDVMLTIEPGTHGSTYGGNPLGCAVAYRALEVIRDEKMTERAEKFGKIFRDGLNALNNPIIQRVRGRGLLNAIVVDESKTGGRTAWDLCMIMKEKGLLAKPTHQNIIRFAPPLVITDEQMKQALSIIEESLKELKA